One region of Triticum aestivum cultivar Chinese Spring chromosome 6B, IWGSC CS RefSeq v2.1, whole genome shotgun sequence genomic DNA includes:
- the LOC123139303 gene encoding probable cinnamyl alcohol dehydrogenase 5: protein MAPTAAEQHTRKAVGLAARDASGHLSPLAITRRSTGDDDVVIKILYCGICHSDLHSIKNEWKNARYPMIPGHEIAGEVTEVGKNVTKFKAGDRVGVGCMVNSCQSCESCNKGFENHCPGIIPTYNTVELDGTITYGGYSGMVVVHERFVVRFPDTIPLDKGAPLLCAGITVYSPMKYHGLNVPGMHLGILGLGGLGHVAVKFGKAFGMKVTVISSSPGKKEEALERLGADAFVVSKDAEEMKAAMSTMDGIINTVSANIPMAPLLGLLKPNGKMIMVGLPEKPMEISPFALVAMNKTLAGSCIGGMKDTQEMLDLAAKHDVTADIEVIGAEYVNTAMERLAKADVRYRFVIDIGNTLDKAAATASE from the exons ATGGCACCCACGGCGGCGGAGCAGCACACGAGGAAGGCGGTGGGGCTGGCGGCGCGCGACGCCTCCGGCCACCTCTCCCCGCTCGCCATCACCCGGAG GAGCACTGGAGATGACGATGTGGTGATCAAGATTCTGTACTGCGGGATCTGCCACTCTGACCTACACAGCATCAAGAACGAATGGAAGAATGCCAGGTATCCCATGATCCCTGGGCACGAGATCGCCGGCGAGGTCACTGAGGTCGGCAAGAATGTAACCAAGTTCAAGGCCGGTGACCGTGTGGGCGTCGGGTGCATGGTGAACTCATGCCAGTCTTGCGAGAGCTGCAACAAGGGCTTCGAGAACCACTGCCCAGGCATAATCCCCACCTACAACACGGTCGAGCTCGACGGCACCATCACCTACGGTGGCTACTCTGGCATGGTGGTGGTGCACGAGCGGTTCGTGGTCCGGTTCCCGGACACCATACCACTGGACAAGGGCGCGCCGTTGTTGTGTGCTGGCATAACCGTGTACAGCCCCATGAAGTACCACGGTCTGAACGTTCCCGGGATGCACCTCGGCATTTTGGGACTGGGCGGGCTGGGCCATGTTGCGGTCAAGTTTGGCAAGGCCTTCGGGATGAAGGTGACGGTGATCAgctcgtcgccggggaagaaggaGGAGGCCCTCGAGCGGCTAGGCGCCGATGCGTTCGTTGTCAGCAAGGATGCCGAGGAGATGAAG GCTGCAATGAGTACCATGGATGGCATCATAAACACGGTGTCTGCAAACATCCCCATGGCTCCTCTCTTGGGGCTACTGAAACCCAACGGCAAGATGATCATGGTTGGCCTCCCAGAGAAGCCTATGGAGATCTCCCCCTTTGCGCTGGTTGCCA TGAACAAGACCCTGGCCGGGAGCTGCATCGGCGGCATGAAGGACACCCAGGAGATGTTGGACCTCGCCGCCAAGCATGATGTGACGGCAGACATCGAGGTGATTGGAGCCGAGTACGTGAACACGGCCATGGAGCGCCTTGCCAAGGCCGACGTGAGGTATCGATTCGTCATCGACATCGGCAACACCCTCGAcaaagccgccgccaccgcctccgagTGA
- the LOC123139304 gene encoding protein NRT1/ PTR FAMILY 8.3, with product MEAAADEEKPLLIHSQDEGSQYTSDGTVDINKQPASRRSTGNWRACYFILGAEFTEGICFFGIQKNLVTYLTSVLHESNVDAARNVSTWIGSCFFTPLLGAFLADTYWGRYRAIVVFLSVYTIGMLVMTLSASLPVLMPSFSTIEIQRAAVYLGLYLVALGTGGIKPCTSALGADQFDSADPVERVTKGSFFNWYYFLVNVGSLLSTTVLVWVQDNVGWGVGYAIPMVFMGFGLVVFVSGRKVYRYKKLGGSPLKRLSQVVVAAARNYRLKLPDDDSALLLHEEELPPSQANCSTERTSQFRFLDKAAIVVPPSSGKAVETMDPWRTCTVSQVEELKMLLRVFPVWASLLFFFAVTAQMSSTLIEQGMAMDQHVGRFTVPPASLSTFDILAVAAFIPVYDLVLVPLVRRATGRDRGLSQLQRLGVGLALSVLGMAYSASVEMRRLAAARAGRRVNIMWQTPSYVVLGVAEVFTSVGIMEFFYDESPESMKSMGAALAQLAISAGNYLNSAVLGVVASATGRGGAPGWIPDDLNEGHLDYFFWMMAGLSVLNLLMFIYFSLRYKG from the exons ATGGAAGCAGCAGCAGATGAGGAGAAGCCACTACTGATTCACTCTCAG GATGAAGGTTCACAATATACAAGTGATGGAACAGTTGATATCAACAAGCAGCCTGCTAGCAGGCGTAGCACAGGGAACTGGAGAGCATGCTACTTCATTTTGG GTGCTGAATTCACCGAGGGAATCTGTTTCTTTGGGATCCAAAAGAATTTGGTTACCTACCTCACGAGCGTGCTGCACGAGAGCAATGTCGACGCCGCGAGGAACGTGTCGACTTGGATCGGCAGTTGCTTCTTCACACCGCTTCTCGGAGCCTTCTTGGCCGACACATACTGGGGGAGATACCGGGCAATAGTAGTCTTCCTCTCGGTCTACACCATT GGGATGCTGGTTATGACACTGTCAGCGTCGCTCCCGGTGCTGATGCCATCTTTCAGCACCATCGAAATCCAGCGTGCTGCGGTCTACCTAGGGCTCTACCTCGTCGCCCTGGGGACCGGCGGCATCAAGCCGTGCACGTCGGCCCTCGGGGCGGACCAGTTCGACAGCGCTGACCCGGTGGAGCGGGTGACCAAGGGCTCCTTCTTCAACTGGTACTACTTCCTGGTTAACGTCGGCTCCCTGCTGTCGACCACCGTGCTTGTGTGGGTGCAGGACAATGTCGGGTGGGGAGTCGGGTACGCGATCCCGATGGTGTTCATGGGCTTCGGCCTCGTCGTGTTCGTCTCCGGCAGGAAGGTTTACAGGTACAAGAAACTGGGTGGAAGCCCTCTGAAGAGGTTGTCACAGGTAGTCGTCGCCGCCGCAAGGAATTATCGTCTCAAGTTGCCTGATGATGACTCGGCCCTGCTGCTGCATGAGGAGGAACTGCCGCCGAGTCAGGCGAATTGCAGCACTGAGCGTACCAGTCAGTTCAGGTTCCTTGACAAGGCCGCCATTGTAGTACCACCATCTTCCGGCAAGGCTGTGGAGACGATGGACCCATGGAGGACGTGCACGGTGTCGCAGGTCGAGGAGCTGAAGATGCTGCTGCGGGTGTTCCCCGTGTGGGCGTCTCTGCTCTTCTTCTTCGCGGTCACCGCTCAGATGTCGTCGACCCTGATCGAGCAGGGCATGGCCATGGACCAACACGTCGGCCGGTTCACGGTCCCGCCGGCCTCCCTCTCGACGTTCGACATCCTCGCTGTCGCGGCCTTCATCCCCGTCTACGACCTCGTGCTGGTGCCGCTCGTGCGGCGTGCCACCGGGAGGGACCGGGGCCTCTCGCAGCTGCAGCGCCTCGGCGTCGGCCTCGCGCTGTCCGTGCTTGGCATGGCCTACTCCGCGTCGGTCGAGATGAGGCGGTTGGCGGCGGCCAGAGCCGGCCGGAGGGTGAACATCATGTGGCAGACTCCGTCCTATGTCGTGCTGGGTGTGGCCGAGGTGTTCACCAGCGTCGGCATCATGGAGTTCTTCTACGACGAGTCCCCGGAGTCCATGAAGAGCATGGGCGCGGCGCTCGCCCAGCTCGCCATCTCGGCCGGGAACTACCTCAACTCCGCCGTGCTGGGCGTGGTCGCGTCGGCGACGGGGCGTGGCGGCGCACCCGGGTGGATCCCGGATGACCTCAACGAAGGCCACCTCGATTACTTCTTCTGGATGATGGCTGGTCTCAGCGTGCTGAACCTGTTGATGTTCATCTACTTCTCGCTGAGATACAAAGGCTAG